The following coding sequences are from one Candidatus Paceibacterota bacterium window:
- a CDS encoding GspE/PulE family protein: MIIQFDDENQEGTLSKLRTDEEDDFVQQLAAKTGMEFVDLTMKNIEGDAMQLVPKEVSQKAKLVPFAIVNNKVSIAMRQPNSEETQKVLSDLKEKGYVVNPFLTTTIGLEKGWRTYDDLSASFKTRRGTVDISNENIDAIREKVKTIQDVGELVSTTLEKDSMTKTSELTEHVLGGALAVGASDIHIEPEEEAVRLRYRLDGVLQKIADIDYPTYKSLMARFKLVSGMKLNVTSEAQDGRFSIDAGNAKIQIRSSVIPSPGGDSIVMRILDPSSIQVELKDLGIPPDLLTIFKREIQKPNGMLLNTGPTGSGKTTTLYSFLREVNSLDVKILTIENPVEYHLEGVVQTQVNHEAGYDFLAGLRSAMRQDPDIIMVGEIRDEETANTAINAALTGHLVFSTLHTNDAAGTFPRLIDLGVDAKVITSAVTLSMAQRLVRKLCEDCKKEAVIEGKDKETVDRLLASLREKNEKYLVDLQTEKMWVAGGCDKCNDLGYKGRLGIYEAILGDKAIEMALRDNPSIREIWEAAKPQGIPRLAEDGVIKALKGITSLEELRRVVDIDSEE; encoded by the coding sequence ATGATCATCCAATTTGACGACGAAAACCAAGAAGGAACGCTGAGCAAACTCCGTACGGACGAAGAGGACGATTTCGTCCAGCAGTTGGCCGCTAAGACCGGAATGGAGTTTGTTGATCTGACCATGAAAAACATCGAGGGTGACGCGATGCAGCTGGTTCCCAAAGAAGTATCTCAAAAAGCCAAACTCGTACCGTTCGCTATCGTAAACAACAAGGTCAGCATTGCGATGCGTCAGCCAAATAGCGAGGAGACGCAAAAAGTGCTAAGTGACCTCAAAGAAAAAGGGTACGTCGTAAACCCCTTTCTCACAACCACGATCGGTCTTGAGAAAGGCTGGCGAACCTATGATGATCTATCCGCCTCCTTTAAAACCCGACGCGGAACGGTTGATATTTCAAATGAAAATATTGATGCGATCCGCGAAAAAGTAAAAACGATCCAAGACGTAGGAGAGCTCGTCTCCACAACACTCGAAAAGGATTCCATGACCAAGACCTCAGAGCTGACCGAGCATGTTCTTGGCGGTGCGCTGGCTGTCGGTGCGTCTGATATCCATATCGAGCCGGAAGAAGAAGCTGTGCGTCTGAGATACCGTCTTGACGGTGTGCTCCAAAAGATCGCCGATATCGACTACCCGACCTACAAAAGCCTCATGGCTAGATTTAAGCTGGTCTCAGGCATGAAGCTTAACGTTACCAGCGAAGCTCAAGACGGCCGGTTCTCGATCGATGCCGGCAATGCAAAGATCCAGATCCGCTCTTCGGTCATTCCCTCCCCGGGTGGCGACTCGATCGTAATGCGTATTCTTGACCCGTCCTCGATCCAGGTGGAACTTAAAGACCTTGGTATTCCGCCCGATCTGCTTACGATATTCAAACGAGAGATCCAGAAGCCAAACGGCATGCTCCTGAACACCGGTCCAACCGGTTCCGGAAAAACAACAACGCTCTATTCTTTCCTCCGCGAGGTAAACTCGCTGGATGTAAAGATCCTCACGATCGAGAACCCGGTTGAGTACCACCTAGAAGGAGTCGTGCAAACCCAGGTAAACCATGAGGCCGGGTATGACTTCCTCGCCGGACTACGTTCCGCGATGCGCCAGGACCCGGACATCATCATGGTCGGTGAGATCCGTGACGAGGAGACCGCCAACACCGCGATCAACGCGGCCCTGACCGGTCACCTTGTGTTCTCTACCCTGCACACAAATGATGCCGCCGGTACGTTCCCGCGTCTAATAGACCTTGGTGTAGATGCAAAAGTCATCACCTCAGCGGTCACCCTCTCAATGGCCCAGCGCCTGGTACGAAAGCTTTGTGAAGACTGCAAAAAAGAAGCTGTGATCGAGGGCAAAGACAAAGAAACCGTTGACCGACTCCTGGCAAGTTTGCGCGAAAAGAACGAAAAGTATCTTGTTGACCTGCAGACAGAAAAAATGTGGGTAGCTGGCGGATGTGATAAATGCAACGACCTCGGGTACAAGGGGCGTCTGGGTATTTACGAGGCGATCCTTGGGGATAAGGCGATCGAGATGGCGCTCCGGGACAATCCAAGTATCCGTGAGATCTGGGAGGCAGCAAAACCACAAGGCATTCCGAGACTTGCCGAAGATGGCGTTATAAAGGCACTTAAAGGCATAACCTCGCTGGAGGAACTGCGTCGAGTGGTTGATATAGACAGCGAAGAATAG